In Candidatus Defluviilinea proxima, a single genomic region encodes these proteins:
- a CDS encoding alpha/beta hydrolase, translating into MPNFKQITFVSLVMLTALMAVACTTISQPTTPTPENTPSPTVAPTLENTPLPQVLSTTPPTMKGHIDVNGYKLAYQCFGEGSPTVIVEAALFDQPTVAMTWKQVTERVQTVTRICIYNRAEVRTSQDIAQNLHMLLSRIPLPGPYILVGHSIGGYHVRVFAHLYPQEVAGMVLVDTTYPDPMKEFLKAYPTYTPNELPALTSDRATMVAPTPTVNVIAGDFDVAASTEQVIQAGSLGDLPLIVISQHPDPTPWMSPGFSSEDAERLSTAWQNLQADLATLSSKGVFMTAKYSGHYIPVEEPQIIIDALTQMVKEIRSQ; encoded by the coding sequence ATGCCAAATTTTAAGCAGATTACTTTTGTAAGCTTAGTAATGCTAACTGCATTGATGGCCGTTGCCTGCACGACAATTTCGCAACCAACAACACCAACACCGGAAAATACCCCATCGCCAACAGTGGCACCCACACTGGAAAACACTCCATTGCCTCAGGTTTTATCTACCACTCCTCCTACAATGAAGGGGCATATTGACGTGAATGGGTATAAGCTGGCTTATCAATGCTTTGGGGAGGGATCCCCAACAGTGATCGTTGAAGCCGCGCTATTTGATCAGCCAACAGTGGCTATGACCTGGAAACAAGTTACCGAGAGAGTACAAACCGTCACGCGTATTTGTATTTATAATCGTGCCGAAGTCCGCACCAGTCAGGATATTGCGCAAAATTTACACATGCTTCTCAGCAGAATCCCATTGCCAGGACCCTATATCCTTGTAGGGCATTCGATCGGTGGTTATCATGTGCGTGTGTTTGCGCATCTCTACCCACAAGAGGTGGCAGGTATGGTCTTGGTGGATACTACATATCCGGATCCGATGAAAGAATTTTTGAAGGCGTATCCGACCTACACGCCAAACGAATTGCCTGCCCTTACGAGTGATCGGGCTACGATGGTGGCTCCCACGCCGACAGTCAATGTGATTGCCGGAGACTTTGATGTCGCGGCCAGTACTGAGCAAGTCATCCAGGCAGGCTCACTCGGGGATCTGCCACTGATCGTTATCAGTCAACACCCTGATCCAACCCCATGGATGTCTCCGGGGTTTTCTTCGGAAGATGCAGAGCGACTTTCCACAGCCTGGCAAAATCTTCAAGCGGATCTGGCAACTTTATCATCGAAGGGTGTATTCATGACCGCCAAATATTCCGGCCATTACATTCCTGTAGAAGAGCCACAGATCATTATCGATGCGCTTACCCAGATGGTGAAAGAAATCCGAAGCCAGTAA
- a CDS encoding tetratricopeptide repeat protein — translation MTIDVSKLWDFGNPELSEQRFRSALATASAEDALILQTQIARTYGIRRDFSRAQQVLAEIEPQIQNASAEAKVRYFLELGRTFASATHPPESQTNEAKESARSAYMHAFELAQTAKLDGLAIDALHMMTVVDTAPEEQVKWNRKAIELMQSSSQPEAKKWEGSLHNNMGYALHLLGRYDEALEEFKLALASHERDGSPQTIRIAHWMIAWTLRSLGQWNEALAIQLRLEKECDEAGEPDPYVFEELELIYRALNDGERADLYAARHKASL, via the coding sequence ATGACGATCGATGTTTCAAAACTTTGGGATTTCGGCAATCCTGAGCTGAGCGAACAACGCTTCCGCTCTGCGCTCGCTACTGCCTCTGCCGAAGATGCCCTGATCCTTCAAACACAGATCGCGCGGACCTATGGAATCCGCCGCGATTTTTCTCGTGCCCAACAGGTCCTAGCCGAGATCGAGCCGCAAATTCAGAATGCCAGTGCTGAGGCGAAAGTTCGTTATTTCCTCGAACTCGGGCGGACCTTCGCCTCAGCTACCCATCCTCCAGAATCACAGACCAACGAAGCGAAGGAATCGGCGCGCTCCGCTTACATGCATGCTTTCGAACTCGCGCAAACTGCAAAACTCGACGGTCTGGCCATTGATGCGCTACACATGATGACCGTTGTAGATACTGCACCCGAAGAACAGGTGAAGTGGAATCGCAAAGCGATTGAGCTCATGCAGTCATCGTCACAGCCTGAAGCAAAAAAATGGGAAGGCTCCCTTCACAACAACATGGGATATGCACTGCATCTTCTTGGCAGGTATGATGAAGCGCTTGAAGAATTCAAGCTGGCGCTTGCATCACATGAACGGGACGGGAGTCCGCAAACAATTCGCATTGCCCATTGGATGATCGCGTGGACACTTCGTTCTCTCGGTCAATGGAACGAAGCACTTGCAATCCAATTACGACTCGAAAAAGAATGTGATGAGGCCGGGGAACCTGATCCATATGTTTTTGAAGAGCTTGAGTTGATCTATCGAGCGCTCAATGATGGAGAACGCGCTGATCTTTATGCGGCGCGTCATAAAGCATCTTTGTAA
- a CDS encoding 3-oxoacyl-ACP reductase FabG, which yields MTKQKESLPLHGQVALVTASSKGIGKACALALAESGADIILGLRQVSAGKGLVNQIQKIGREVLPVQMDVSKMDEITAAVQTGFKHFKRIDILVNNAGIGAPNLAERVNEKDFDDTLNVNLKGTFFTSQAVGKIMIKQKRGRIINICSQAGFVALPTESVYCMTKAAIAHLTKCLALEWASYNITVNAVAPTFITTPGTKKWLDDSAFRDSVRKRIPLGRIGKPEEVAGPVVFLASPAASLITGETIMVDGGWTIQ from the coding sequence ATGACAAAACAAAAAGAATCATTACCATTGCACGGACAAGTCGCACTCGTCACCGCATCATCGAAGGGAATCGGTAAAGCATGCGCGTTGGCGCTGGCTGAATCAGGGGCGGATATTATCCTCGGACTGAGACAGGTTTCGGCTGGGAAAGGACTCGTGAATCAAATCCAGAAGATTGGGCGTGAAGTGTTGCCGGTCCAGATGGACGTCTCGAAGATGGATGAGATCACGGCGGCTGTCCAAACGGGATTCAAGCACTTCAAGCGCATTGACATCCTAGTGAACAATGCAGGGATCGGCGCGCCGAACCTGGCGGAGCGAGTCAACGAAAAAGATTTTGACGATACGCTGAACGTGAACCTAAAAGGGACGTTCTTCACTTCGCAGGCTGTTGGAAAGATCATGATCAAACAGAAACGCGGACGTATCATCAACATTTGTTCGCAAGCTGGGTTCGTGGCACTGCCGACCGAGTCGGTCTATTGCATGACGAAGGCGGCCATTGCACATTTGACGAAGTGCCTTGCATTGGAATGGGCGTCGTATAACATCACGGTCAACGCGGTCGCGCCGACGTTTATCACCACGCCCGGAACAAAAAAGTGGTTGGATGATTCTGCGTTTCGTGACTCCGTTCGCAAACGGATTCCGCTTGGACGCATCGGCAAACCCGAAGAAGTGGCGGGACCGGTTGTGTTCCTGGCATCACCTGCGGCTTCGCTCATCACCGGTGAGACGATCATGGTGGACGGTGGCTGGACGATTCAGTAG
- a CDS encoding alpha/beta hydrolase, producing the protein MFRKYTLVSFVLISLLLASCGPQNLVTATSTVSSAPALTLTSTPNVTPTLPSVTLAGTELRSIQSKNTGRDYDIYILLPADYAQRQGKTYPVLYVLDGQWDFKLYDSIYGGLHYDAFVPDMIIVGITYSGANPDYEGLRAMDFTPVPAGYHPGSGDAPKFLSFIKDELTPLIESNYRVDPSRRILTGSSYAGLFTLYALFSDPSFFSGYISASPAVTYGSFVIRDLEEAYFAQHQDLPVRLFVSVGGIEDLNQPVQDFVQIIQGRNYSDLIMESRVIEGERHAGNKPEAFNRGLRFIFQSK; encoded by the coding sequence ATGTTTCGGAAATATACACTCGTTAGCTTTGTGCTGATATCCCTGCTCCTCGCCTCATGCGGACCTCAAAATTTGGTCACAGCGACTTCAACTGTATCCTCCGCCCCAGCTTTGACTCTGACTTCAACCCCGAATGTGACTCCAACCTTGCCGTCTGTCACTCTCGCTGGGACGGAATTGAGAAGTATTCAATCCAAGAATACCGGTCGCGATTACGATATTTACATTCTGCTCCCGGCCGATTATGCACAGAGACAAGGGAAGACATATCCTGTGCTGTATGTACTCGATGGACAGTGGGACTTTAAATTGTACGACTCCATTTACGGTGGTCTGCATTACGATGCATTTGTACCCGATATGATCATCGTGGGGATCACGTACTCCGGCGCAAACCCAGACTACGAAGGTTTGCGCGCCATGGATTTTACGCCTGTGCCGGCAGGCTATCATCCTGGTTCCGGTGATGCGCCCAAGTTCCTGTCCTTCATCAAAGATGAACTTACTCCTTTGATCGAATCGAACTATCGTGTGGACCCATCCCGCAGGATATTGACGGGTAGTTCATACGCCGGGTTGTTCACACTGTATGCCCTGTTCTCTGACCCCAGCTTTTTCAGCGGATACATATCTGCCAGCCCGGCTGTGACGTATGGAAGCTTTGTGATACGTGACTTGGAAGAGGCATATTTTGCACAGCATCAAGACCTGCCCGTCAGGTTGTTTGTTTCTGTTGGTGGGATCGAGGATTTGAATCAACCCGTGCAGGATTTTGTGCAGATCATTCAGGGACGCAACTACAGTGACCTCATTATGGAATCACGGGTGATCGAAGGCGAACGACATGCAGGCAACAAACCAGAAGCCTTTAACCGCGGGTTGAGATTTATTTTTCAATCAAAGTGA
- a CDS encoding DUF1801 domain-containing protein, whose amino-acid sequence MAELKTKKTEASVDDFLGRLPSEETRKDCLEIAKIMKQATKEEPKMWGPSIIGFGTTHLKYASGRELDWMVIGFSPRKQNLTLYIPGSLDTYADLFEKLGKHKTGGGCLYIKTLKDVDTKVLKELIQRSVKTVAQK is encoded by the coding sequence ATGGCTGAGCTAAAGACTAAAAAGACCGAAGCAAGTGTGGATGACTTCCTAGGCCGCCTCCCGAGCGAAGAAACAAGAAAAGACTGTCTCGAGATCGCCAAGATCATGAAACAGGCGACCAAGGAAGAACCAAAGATGTGGGGTCCCAGCATTATTGGATTCGGCACCACTCACCTCAAATATGCAAGCGGCCGCGAATTGGATTGGATGGTGATCGGCTTCTCCCCTCGCAAACAAAACTTAACCTTATACATACCGGGCAGTTTGGATACCTACGCCGATCTTTTTGAAAAACTAGGTAAACATAAAACAGGCGGCGGATGTTTGTATATCAAGACATTGAAAGATGTAGACACCAAAGTCTTGAAAGAGTTGATCCAGCGCTCTGTGAAGACAGTGGCTCAAAAATAA
- a CDS encoding YrdB family protein → MEMLKFLNSALAFFLELAMLIAFGYWGFHGERSVWLKWLLGIGIPVLTAVIWGYFFAPNSAHRLNMIAGALLSSLLFLIAAAALYQIGHTVLVLTMTVIVIINRVLMLIWKQW, encoded by the coding sequence ATGGAAATGTTGAAATTTCTCAATTCTGCTTTGGCTTTTTTTCTTGAGCTTGCCATGTTGATCGCTTTTGGGTATTGGGGCTTTCATGGCGAAAGAAGCGTTTGGTTGAAATGGCTTTTAGGGATCGGCATCCCTGTGTTGACTGCTGTCATTTGGGGCTACTTCTTCGCTCCAAATTCGGCACATCGTTTGAATATGATCGCTGGGGCCTTGCTCTCGTCGCTCTTGTTCTTGATCGCCGCGGCGGCCTTATATCAAATTGGTCATACGGTTTTGGTTTTGACCATGACAGTGATCGTCATTATTAATCGAGTTCTGATGCTGATTTGGAAACAATGGTAA
- a CDS encoding DUF1905 domain-containing protein, giving the protein MDIEFSGKIWYWRGPAPWYFVTVPAKQSRELKAILRLVTYGWGMIPVDARIGKTNWKTSMFPKNDRYIVPIKASVRKAEDLEVGNKVTVWIEIH; this is encoded by the coding sequence ATGGACATCGAGTTTAGTGGCAAAATTTGGTATTGGCGTGGCCCTGCTCCGTGGTACTTTGTCACTGTTCCAGCGAAGCAAAGCCGCGAATTGAAAGCCATATTGCGTCTGGTGACGTATGGATGGGGGATGATCCCGGTGGATGCTCGGATCGGCAAAACCAACTGGAAAACTTCCATGTTCCCTAAAAATGACCGCTACATTGTCCCTATAAAAGCAAGTGTTCGAAAAGCAGAAGATCTTGAAGTGGGTAACAAAGTGACCGTATGGATCGAAATTCATTGA